The genomic interval ATTGACTGCTCTCAAAAGAAGTCAGGTGGAATATGACTCATTGCTGTTGGAGAAGTGTTGCGCTGCTTGGCTAGTCGGCTTTGCTGTTCTGCCATAAGCCTCATTCACCAGACGTTTTGTTACCTGTGGTCAGGTAGGTGTTGAAATACGAGGAGGTTTAGATGCGAATGTCCATTCTTTGCGGTCATACACTGAAGAGAATGGTGACAAGTGATCGATGTTGCTTCAAGCTGGATATGAAGAATGTCTTTAATAAATGTCATCGCAGTTCTTTTCTGAAGAGACTTGACAAGGAATTTCCAGAATTGGTAGGATGGGTTTAGTGGTGTTATCACTGTGCAGCTGAGTTGCGGTTTGGCTATCACCACCTTACAGCAGGAGTACTGTACAACAAGGGGATCCCCTGGGGCCACTACTGTTCCCTTTGGTCACTCCAGAACTAATGGATGAAGTTGGAGAAGTACCAGGTTTGGACTTGAATTTGTGGTACCTTGATGATGGGACAAGAAAATTTGTCTCAAAGGTGGTAACTCTTATTATGGAAAAAGGCCTTTCCCTGGGCCTTCATGTCAATTTATCAAAGTGTGAATGAAGTGTTGTGGCCTTCGGGTGATCAAACACATCCTGAATTTCCACCAGAAGTACACCAATTGTCAGATGGAATAGAATTACTTTGTTCGCCCATGTTTGGAACATGTGAATTCTTCTCTTCTTGTTTCAAGAAGCGAGTTAATCAAGTGGCTGAGGCCCATTCCCATCTTCCAGATCTTGAAAATCCAGAAGTGGAACTTCAGTTGTTGAGaagttgtctgtccatatgtaaAATTAACTATTTGCTACATTCAGTAAGACCTGGTATTGCTAATGGCCCATTGTCTACTTTTGATGAAGGTCTACGACGAACACTTGGCCGGATCACAAGATCTTCTGTTTCTGACTTTGCATAGTCACAAGCAGTGGTACCAATTGGTAAAGGCGGTACGGGCATTAGGAAAGCTTTATCTGCTTCGCTCGCTGCTTTTCTCAAAAGCTGTAACTCAAATCGAAAGTTGGTTAACTGTCTACTAAACACAATCTACTTTCTCTGTCCACTTTAGTCAAACCTTTACCCGAAGAAGAGAAAACACAAGGAATCGTACGTAACCTACTCTCTAAAAGCGAATGAATTTCTTTAGATTTGATGACAGCTACACAACAGCAGATTCAAAGTCAACTACATGACATTTCTTTCTCTAACCTACTAGATTCGGCGAGTCTCAGAGACAGAGCCCGCCTGAAGACTATATCATCTCCTCATGTAGGTGCATGGTTGTGGGCAACTCCAAACTGTAACACTGGCCTCACCATGTCACcccatgagtttgttgtagcttcTGGATATTGGCTGGGTCTAACGTTGTTTCCTTTCCCACCAACCAACATTAGATGTTTATGTGGTCAGCCACTAGACCCATATGGAGATCACCTTGTTGGTTGTGGTCATGGTCCACATCATTTTGAAACATCATAACGCTTTGTGTGAGACTATTTGGCAATCACTTTTTATTGATTCAAAACAGGTTGTAAAAGAACAGAGAAGCTCGGGTGAACCAATTACCGACCAGCGAATGTTTTCCATCCAAATTTCTTGAATGGATGACCTGGATACTTTGACTTCACAGTAAGAAATATGTTGCAACCATCATACATCCCTCaagttgctgaaacatcaaGAATCATGGCAGAACCAGCTGAGATGGACAAGGATGATCGTCACGACGCAAGAGTGACTTCTGCAGGTGGGTTTTTTACCCCTTGGTAGTGGAAACGTTTGGACTTTGGTCGCCAGATAGTCTAGAAATGTTGAAATCAATAGCTTCAAAAGTATGTGCTGTGCTAGCTGTTCCTTTCTGGAAGACTTTCAAGAACTTGTTAGAGCAGTTTTCTATAAAATTATGGCTTTATAACGCTAGAATAATTTCTAGCCGCATGCTTGCAGAAAATGGATGATGTTCTGAGTTGGGACTTTCCTGTATGTGAGTAAATAGGTTTGAGTCGTACTCACAGTGCTgggtacatgtgtgtatgtctatttatacatatacagtacaatatatacgtgtgtgtgtgtgtgtgtgtgtgtgtgtgtgtgtgtgtgtgtgtgtgtgtgtgtgtgtgtgtgtgttcaattGTCCTGCTTTGACACTCTACTTTTGTCATTCAGGAATAATCAAGCAATGCAAGACAAAAGAGTCTAAAAAGAAACACTACAGCACAATGTACATCACAAATTCAGGTACTTGTACTCAAGCAGTCTCCATGTGTGTACTCCAACATGTCTGTTCAATCGTTGTGTTGTAACatcatattattattattattattattattattattattaaaacaacATTATTTCTGTCTGTACCCTGCACACACTCTACAAGCTCTAAATCTGGGTTCTATCTAAAAATTCGTGCCATACGAAAGATATCCATATATAGATTGAGAATGTCTGTAGTAAACCACTAACCTGCTATttacaacaccacacacacacacacacacacacacacacacacacacacacacacacacacacacacacacacacacaccttatgATCTATTTCCTATGAAGCATTAGAGCTCATTACCAAGTATAAAGAAGCAATCTGTCTATATCCCCGTGTACTCTCTGTTGCATACCTGTTTAAGTAATCGTAATGGAATTGGCTGGACCATAATTATCCTACATGGGCCGACAATCGTAAACACAAGCTTGTACAATAAGAAGCTTTGTAAGACTACAAGCAGATGTGCAGAAACAAGGCTGTCTTTCCCTGTTCTTATTGCCCACAATTATGTGACTTGATTATGTCTTCTAGGCACTTTGTTTTAGGGCACTAATTATCACACCCTcactacatgcacacaccatcACCACTTGACCATCCTATCTTACTATCAAAAGGTGTTTGCATCTCTCTCCCTTCTGGATTGATTTCAATTAAAACTTTTAGCATGCTGGTGTAATACTGAGAAAAAGTAGGGTCTATAGAGGGCTCAGACAATGTCAGCATATTTCAGTCATGTGCATTCCCTATATCGCCTCAAGCATAAACGTGGTCGTctaatctatttgtctgtaatCTGTTCAGCTCCCATTGAGATAACCTACAAATGCACAAACTGCTTGGCagaacagacatacaggccCAGCATGTGGTATGACTTCAATTCATCTTAGACTGTAAATTGAGTCTGATAAGGTATGGTACGTTTCAGTACACTACAAGTTGATTAGAAAGACAACAAGTATAGTAACTGGGTGCATGATGTAAGTGTAAGGTGCTGTCAAAGGCCGAAAGTGGGTTCCCCATATTGATAACTTTGTTACATAAATAGACCGGGAATGACTGCAGTAAGAGGACATGATGTAatgtgatacacacacacacacacacacacacacacacacacacacacacacacacacacacacacacacacacacacacacacacacacacacacacacacacacacacacacacacacacacacacacaccacacacaccacacacacacacacacacacacacacacacacacacacacacacacacacacacacacacacacacacacacacacacacactggttgCATTGAACAGGTGGACCCATGAACAGCTAGTGTGTAATATCCTTACAGTACACGTATATGCACAATAGTCAACAGTGCTCAGACTAATGGCTGTAATGAGTACGAGTAGATAGAGGAGGTGATCACTTCCCTAAGGTGGCTGTTAGATAAAGATAACCATGACGACCACTACAAATCTGAATCTATCATTGTAAGTACTTATGTCCGTCTACCTatttgtttaatatcaattaattttatatttatttgctagtaattaattaattattaattatttatttatttatttattatttaaataaaactTAGTGTTTTGGTAACATTTTTTGTATTAAAGCACATTACTATATTGTCTCACATTCGCATTCAAACGATCCAACAGTATTCTTGCAGTAGCGTCCTGTTTCACATCGTGAGCTGTTCCCTTTACATTCATCAACATCTGCAATAACATAAATTCCATTAATCTATTGCAATAACTTGAACTAAACGTGTATTCCTGCCTTCACATCCTGGTAACTCCTCGTTCATCAAGTAGCCTTCAGTACATGCATGACATCCACTACGTCCAGGACCTGTGCAGTTATCTGCACATGCACTGTCACACACTAATTGAAAAAGTAAAATATTATGGTCGTACACAAGTTTCTATCATTTCGCACAGTTACCTAGACATGAGTATGAGCCCTCAATGTTGACACAGTAGTGACCGCCATCACAAGGTGATGTGTCATTCGCACACTCGTCAACATCTAATAACACACAAGTTAGTTCCTGTTGTTCTGCAAATCGTggaacttgtgtgtgtgcgtgcgtgtgtgtgtgtgtgtgtgtgtgtgtgtgtgtgtgtgtgtgtgtgtgtttgtatgtgtgtgtccgcatgcgtgtgtgcatcactgtgtgcatgcatgcatgtgtgtgcgtgtgcatcgctgtgcgtgtgtgtgtgtgcatgtgtgtgtgtgtgtacacatgtgtgAATGTAGGTTAATAGTCAATTGCCCAGGTACAACTCCCTACATGCTCCGCCACTCCATTCCACACTGAATGTGTACCTTGACATCCCACCTCTGTTCGATTATATCCGTGTTTACAACTGTCACAACCTTGTGGTCCAGCACTGTGACACGTAAGTGAGCAGGAAAGATCACAACCTACAGAAGCAACGATAACACGGAGTTTTACTGCAACAAATAATTAGTTTACTTGAGCAGTTTTTGTCATTATCTTCATAATATCCTTCAGAGCATGCTTCACATGTGTTTCCTTCATATCCAACTTCACAAGAACACTTTCCAGATCCGTCTCGTTTTCCAGATCCCTACGAAAGATGGTGCTGAATTGTTGCTAGTTTTGAGAAACGTTTCCCTCCTAAACTGACCAAACACTCTCCTTTCCCACTGCATGGGTTGTCTTTACCACCAGGGCATTCTGTAGTAGCATATAATGAAAACGTTTAATACATCAGATCACTTGCATGTTTATTGGTCTGCTTGTCATAGTGTGGCAGTTTGTCTAAGTGTGCATACTGTTAACTTACGGACCTTCACATGTGGGTCCAAATGTGTTCGGAGGGCAGCAAACTGTACAGACAATGCAACATAATTGCACTCACAGTACAATACGCTTGAGTAGAAAACTTGCCTTTTATAGTATTTTCACATAGCCATATTTTCAAGTCGTTGTCACTTTCTTGTCTGCCAAAAATTCAGTTGTCAAGTGAGCATCATGTATTATAAGTTGACTGATTAACCGTTTAAACCACCACTCTTCTAGAGACTCTTCATATTCTTCCAACATAGAGTTACactgcaacaacaataataggtttatttcaatacacacacacacacacacacacacacacacacacacacacacacacacacacacacacacacacacacacacacacaaatggacacacacacagtggagTAAGTGGTCAACACgaccaaactcatttatggcttttgcttgtgtctccaaagaccaatgcgTGCTGTGCAGGAGCGTCTGCAAACATCGCATGTGAAGTTCCCACTCTTAGAGATCGTCTTTCATCCATGCCTTTTTTGTTGAAGTGTTTTCAAACGTTGGTCTTCAAACTGATCTAAAGATTCTttgcaataagatctccacagaGATCTGTCTGACGCATAGCTTTCCCGGTTGgatatatcaatattacaagatttcaaattggatttcaatgtgtctttAAAGCACAATTTCTGACCACCTGCTGTTCTAGAACCTTCCTTCAGTTGACCATAAAACACTGCCCTTGGGATTCTATCATCCTTCATTTGAACAAGATGGCCACACCATCGAAGTTGAGCTTGTAGTAGTAGAGCCTCAATTCCAGGaatgttgcatttcttcagaacCTCGGAATTGGGTATCATGTCTTGCCAGTTTATATTTCCAATTTTGCAAAAACATCGCATGTGAAATTGatcaagcacacacacacacacacacacacacacacacacacacacagacacacacacacacacacacacacacacacacacacacacacacacacacacacacacacacacaacatttaGCAtcaactgttaattaatttccaTTGTTCTTTCCTACATCATGATCAGACGACCCACATAATGAATCTAAGATTTCCACAAGCCTCGTTTCACtgagaaaacacaaaaatgaataaattttcaaaattttcaaattacAAGTCAAGAACCACACCTTGTTGCGTATGAACCTAACCGAGTTTCTTCCCACTCTGAATTGCCTCCCCCAAAATTGGACGTTCGCGTTTTATCCATGCCCTAAGAGTAGCAATTCATTTCCGGTCAGAAAGAGCATCAACTTTCGACATCAGAGAAAGATCACCTTCTTCATTGAGTCCACTAGATTTGTACACGTATCACAATCATTCTTTTTCGACTGACTTACATCTGATAAAAGAAAGAGAGCGAGACAGAGACACAAGGTCGATACCGACATCATGTGGACACGGGTCATCCGGGACTAGAGATGTCAACTAATGAATAAGCCGTTActcaaaaaattacaaaaaaaattacaaaaatattgcattaaatttttaattgtaaaaattatatatctatatttattttatatttttaataaataaaaatgtaattttCGTTAACTTTAAATAGTTAGCCAATCAGCGTTCTCCACGGGTATGTGGCGTCCACGCGAGCCAATCAGCATCGGCCACGCTGCACTGCGCGACGCGTATAGGCCACGTGCTCGAGGTCGAGAGCTTGTAGCAGCTTCTGGCAGCTTCTCTCCGATTGATGATGAAGAGAAAACTCGTCTTGTCACTTCTTTTCGGAGCTCTTCTC from Corticium candelabrum chromosome 22, ooCorCand1.1, whole genome shotgun sequence carries:
- the LOC134196971 gene encoding cysteine-rich with EGF-like domain protein 2, translating into MTRVHMMSVSTLCLCLALFLLSDVSQSKKNDCDTCTNLVDSMKKGMDKTRTSNFGGGNSEWEETRLGSYATSETRLVEILDSLCGSSDHDCNSMLEEYEESLEEWWFKRQESDNDLKIWLCENTIKVCCPPNTFGPTCEECPGGKDNPCSGKGECLGSGKRDGSGKCSCEVGYEGNTCEACSEGYYEDNDKNCSSCDLSCSLTCHSAGPQGCDSCKHGYNRTEVGCQDVDECANDTSPCDGGHYCVNIEGSYSCLVCDSACADNCTGPGRSGCHACTEGYLMNEELPGCEDVDECKGNSSRCETGRYCKNTVGSFECEFCDVSCATDCTGEGPQHCIDCSQGYKMQDDTCKDVDECTADVQPCQTDTEECINAAGSYECDCKNGYERTESNECIPIPQQESDTKTSDEEQLDTDPLESADSEGASSDVESEDSQDQSIEHVRDEL